One window from the genome of Bufo bufo chromosome 4, aBufBuf1.1, whole genome shotgun sequence encodes:
- the LOC120998358 gene encoding oocyte zinc finger protein XlCOF6.1-like, translating to MQRSNGENHVTMIVYPLLLITDLSSNPPNNEEPSPDQSQIVTTSNGQKESKRFESGECGNQYRSDPPVHRSSYTGEKSYSCSQCGKCFTGKSQLVEHQSIHTGERLHLCSECGKSFSSISNLGKHKKIHTGEKPYSCSECGKCFRSKTHLVIHERIHTGEKPYCCSQCEKCFRYRSDYITHERSHTGKIYSCSECEKCFLSKSGLVIHERIHTGEKPYLCSECGKCFMSRTSLGRHEIIHKEEKAYSCSECGKCFSSKSHLVIHERSHTGEKPYSCSECRKCFTQKATLVKHKRIHTGEKPFSCSDCGKCFTNQSGLARHERKHTGKKPYSCSECGKCFTQKYGLVTHERIHTGEKPYSCLRCGKCFTSKHSLSIHERSHTGEKPYSCLECGECFARKAYLITHERFHKREKAHSCSDCGKCLVCK from the coding sequence ATGCAGCGCTCTAATGGAGAAAACCATGTTACTATGATTGTATATCCCTTACTTCTCATTACAGATCTGTCATCTAATCCTCCTAATAatgaggaaccttctcctgaccaatcacagattgttaccacAAGTAATGGGCAGAAAGAGAGTAAAAGATTTGAATCTGGGGAATGTGGAAACCAGTATAGGTCTGATCCTCCTGTACACAGAAGTAGTTACACAGGAGAGAAATCATATTCATGTTcacaatgtgggaaatgctttactgGAAAATCACAACTTGTTGAACACCAGagcattcacacaggagagaggctgcatttatgttcagaatgtgggaaatcgtTTTCAAGTATATCAAATCTTGGGAAGCataagaaaattcacacaggagagaagccatattcgtgctcagaatgtggaaaatgctttagaagtaaaacacatcttgttatacatgagagaattcatacTGGAGAAAAGCCATATTGCTGTTCACaatgtgaaaaatgttttagatatagatcagattacattacacatgagagaagtcacacaggaaaaATAtactcatgttcagaatgtgaaaaatgcTTTCTAAGTAAATCtggtcttgttatacatgagagaattcacacaggagagaagccttatttatgttcagaatgtggaaaatgttttatgaGTAGAACAAGTCTTGGTCGTCATGAGATAATTCACAAAGAAGAGAaggcatattcatgttcagaatgtggaaaatgtttttcaagtaaatcacatcttgttatacatgagagaagtcacacaggagagaagccatattcatgttcagaatgtagaaaatgttttactcagaaagCAACTCTTGTTAaacataaaagaattcacacaggagagaagccattttcatgttcagattgtgggaaatgctttacaaaTCAATCAGGTCTTGCTAGACATGAGAGAAAGCACACAGgaaagaagccatattcatgttcagaatgtggaaaatgctttACCCAGAAATATGgccttgttacacatgagagaattcacacaggagagaagccatattcctgtttaagatgtgggaaatgttttacaagtaAACACAGTCTTTCTattcatgagagaagtcacacgggagagaagccgtattcatgtttagaatgtggagaATGTTTTGCCAGGAAAGCATATCTTATTACTCATGAGAGATTTCACAAAAGAGAGAAGGCACATTCATGTTCAGATTGTGGAAAATGTTTAGTATGTAAGTGA